TGACAAGTGAGAAGCCAGCAGTGAGAGGCTCTCCAGTCCTTGGAGACCCCATCAGCCAGATTCTGGCTGCCCTGCTAAAGGTTTTGGGCCTGGAAGCAGGTAGGATTACACCTAGCTGGGGTCGTAACACATGTCCTACATGATACATGGGAATTTCTCTGTGCAGTATGTTGGGAAAGATAAGCTTGTAGTTCTTTATCTGCTTTAGAATCTTGCTTTATAGTTTTGGGGACATTTTATTGCAGTACTGTCTGATCTagtagccactaaccacatgtaGCTATTAACATTTGACGTGGCGGAAGTGTAACtgagaaactaaatttttaattaaatttaagtcCAGTTAAGTGGATCTTGTGTGTCCTCACAGGACGCACCCCCTCGCCTCCCCACAGGTATACACATACCCCCTCCCATGGCACAGGGTCTCCTGTGCTAGGCTGCTACCTCACCTGGGGCAGGATCTCCTGGGCCAGCGCTCTTGCCCGGTGGTAGGCGGCATTGCCCTCCTCATTCTGGGGAACAGTGTGGTTCACCAACCCCAGGGCTTGAGCCTGTGCACCACTCAGTCTTCGGCCTGTGAAGATGAGCTCCTTTGCCAGGGCCACTCCTAGACATCGAGGCAGCCTCTGAGTCCCTCCTGCCAGGATGGAGTGCGGGTGGTAAATCGACATAGGAAGTGGGAGCCCAGAGGAGCCCAGTCTGGGAGTCAGCCAAGACTTCTCAGAGGAACAGATTCTGAGTTAGGATGGAAGGGCTGAGCCCAGAACATAAGGCAAAGGATGGAAGCAGGGGAGTAGCTCGGATAGAGTGGGAATGGGTAAGTAGAGAAGGATGGGTGCTGTGGGTACAGTTACCTGCTCCTGGGAGGAGCCCTCGGGTGGTCTCAATCAGCCCCATGACAGCCGAGGAAGCTGCTTAAACAGAACAGAGTGAAGCACCCACGCTGTCCTGCAGTGCCAATCCCCAGGGAGAAGAGTCCTTTGCCCCTAGGCTCACCCCTCCAGCCAACCACTTCTGTCATGGGCTGGCCGCAGCAGACCTCCCCAGACTCTGCCTTGGCAAGAGCCCTAACATAGAAGTCAGGAGGCCTAGGCCCTCATCCTGCCTCCTCCGGTGGTGGAGGTATGCATCCAAGCAAATCTcaccctttctgagcctcattcATAGGTGGAAAAAATATGGTTACTCTTCTGCCATCGTCAGAGAGCTGCTTAGGATCAAACAAGGTACTGGTGCTTGTAACAAGGAAGGGGTTCTTGGGAGGTACCCAGTGCCTATTTGTGAGTTAATGGATTCTCTGTCTCATGGACCCTTAGCTCTGGCCTGGCCTATAGTATCACGACTCATGCTCACACCAGTTATTCCTCCCAGCTTTACATCAGCCTGAAAATTCCCATGTTTCAGTCCACTTCTCCTTTTGAGTTCTACTTCTCTAAGGAGCTCCCTTGTGTGTCCCACCCCACAGGCTTCTCCTGAATTCCCTCACAGACCATCTGAACCATGCAGTCTGGCAGCAGGGAATGGCCAATACTCCTGCCTATGAGGGGTTTTATAGTCACTCTCTGCCATCTACCCAAACCCTGCAAGTTAGTTGCCCTAAACATGGGCACATGAGAAACAGAGTTGGAGCTATGATCTGACTTGGTAATTTGATACCTTCTCTTTGATATGCATCATGTAGATGCTACCTCTGTGCCTGGAGTTACACATTTCTAAATGTTCTACCTGGAGTGGCAGGAAAAAGCAGTGAAAGGAAGAGAGTAGCACCAGATAGCACTCAGACTTTGCTGCCAAGAAGGGCACACTAACCAGCAAGCCTGTAAGGTTAAAGGCAATCATCTTTTtcatcccctccctccactcttcAAACTCAACCGCTCTGAACAAGTATGGCAACCCTTGCCTGGTACCAGTGAACCAGAGGGCAGTGTTTCTGCCCAGGCATGTCTGTGATTAACTGGGCTGGCGACAAACTGCCCCCATGGTTCTTTGTGCAAAACATGACAAATAAATGTGGCTTGCATAGAACCAGAAAGTTGAACAATTAATCTTTTCCTCAGTCTCCCCTCCCTGCGTTTTTGTTGATTGTCCTCTCGCCAACTGCTGTGGGGTTGGTAGAAGCATTCCTGAGGTGAAGGAGGCTGGTTCTGAAGAGTAAAAGGTACTACAGCAGTCAGTGGCTGGGCCAGGAGGGAAACCAGCTTCCCCCCAAACTTGCTCTGTATCCCTCACGTTACATTTAGTTTTGCTGTTGATTGGAAAGCTCAGAGCAGTGGCTAAGTGCAGAATCTCCAGACTTACCCTGCTTTACTTCTTCCCTCCTCACCCTGTCCCACCTCTTCTTCTGCCCAGTACCTGCTACTCGGAGATCACAGGCCAGGGCAAGTTCCAGGCCTCCACCCAAGGCAAACCCGTCCATAGCCGCAATAGTGGGTGCCGGGAAGGCTGCTGTGGAGATGAAGAAAGGCTCAGCCTGAGAGGCCCTAGCAGGACCAGAACAGGGACTCAAGATTGGAAAGGGGCTAGCTGGTTGGGACAGAGGGCCTCAGGGGTCCCAGGTTTGGAACCTTACCTCGTACCTCAGCCAGGTTATCTTAGAAGTTGGTTTTTCTATTGGGGAAAGTTGGGAAATTAGCTGGGCtactggggtggggagatgggctgaATGATCCGTGCTCAGGCCCACTCTCCTGCTGGCATCCCCAGACCAGCCTTTCTGCACTTCCTCCAAGTTCTGTGTgccaagccccatgctgggtgctgAAAACATAGGATTGAATAGATACGGGGAAGGCAGATCTGTAAACAGGCAATGATGACCCATGGTAATCAGTGCTCTGATAAAGAAATCTTGGAGAaccagtcagggaaggcttcctgctGGTTTTAAAGAATGAGTAAAAAGTTCAGGTGGCCAAGGAGGGATATTCCAGGCAAAAAGAGCAGTAATTATCAAAGCCTGAAGGCCTGCAGCCTGAAATCTGACTCCACTGGaatagctgggcttgaacccTGAGGGTAGAGAGGTGGGGAGGTCAGAACTAGCAGGACACAAAGGCTGAGCACCAGAGCTCCCTCCGGGAGAAATGCCCTCTGAACTCTCTTGTCCCTTTCCACCTTATAGAATTCTTTGTGCCCTTCCTCCTGGGAGAGTCATCTGTCTTCACAGAGCTCACAACAGAAACTGTCCTCTCTTTACAGTGGAGGATGGTAGGTGTGGTGGGACTGGGATCTGCAGGGCCCCTGAACGCCCTCCTCCAACCCACTCCAAGACCCTCACCAATCTCATTCATCAGGCCTCGGAGCCGCTGGACAAAGATCCCCACTTCCGCCTCACTCATCTGCTCCCGTTCCTTCAGGTCTGCACCTGCAGATAGTGAGGGGGTGGTGACAGCCCTTGGGAAATAACCTATTACTGAATCCCAGGTTGTTAAAGGACCCAGCAAAGGTGacttgagaggcagagaggaaggcgAAATCTCAGAGAGGAAGGCATGGGCCAGGAAGccagggaggaaaggggggggggggggcgggtggtgtgTCAAAAAAGGACAGGTGCAACAACAAAAAGGTCAGTTGGACTTCattagaattaaaaacttttgtgcatcgaAGGACACTATCAAGAGTGAAAAGACACCCCATGGAATGAAGAATATA
The window above is part of the Prionailurus bengalensis isolate Pbe53 chromosome C1, Fcat_Pben_1.1_paternal_pri, whole genome shotgun sequence genome. Proteins encoded here:
- the ECHDC2 gene encoding enoyl-CoA hydratase domain-containing protein 2, mitochondrial isoform X5, which codes for MLRALTGALRLPRPWRPLQTRSCASDGAAGDPEIQVRVLAGPDQGITEILMNRPSARNALGNVLVSELLEALARLREDQQVRVLLFRSGVKGVFCAGADLKEREQMSEAEVGIFVQRLRGLMNEIAAFPAPTIAAMDGFALGGGLELALACDLRVAAASSAVMGLIETTRGLLPGAGGTQRLPRCLGVALAKELIFTGRRLSGAQAQALGLVNHTVPQNEEGNAAYHRARALAQEILPQVDIASGMAIEGICYAQNIPTQDRLEGMAAFREKRPPRFVGK